In the genome of Dyadobacter fermentans DSM 18053, the window CCAGCTTCGGGAGCTGCATGGAGAGCTGATGTTTCATCAGAGTGGCGGTTGCTGCGACGGCTCGCAGCCCATGTGTTTCCCGAAAGGTGAGTTCCGCGTGTCGGAAAGCGATGTGATGCTGGGGGAAATAGCGGGCTGCGGGTTTTACATGAGCCGCGACCAGTTCGAATACTGGCAGCATACCCAGCTGACGATCGACGTGGTGCCCGGCCGGGGCGCAAGTTTCTCGTTGGAGATCCCGCTGGGCCTGCGTTTTATCACCCGTTCGAGACTTTACACGCCCGAAGAAGCCAGCGATCTGACGGCAGTCAATGGCTGAAAACCGCATGAATGCAAGAAGGTGCGAAGCCGCCATGTAGTGTATATTTTACACAATGGTTTTCGCACCTTTCTTGTCGTTTTAGTACTTATTGGTTATATTTGTTCAAATCGAGCGGTTTGCTGACTGGGAAAATCAAGGTCAGCTCTATCTATAACATGTCTGTAAATCAACGGATTTGCAGATTTTAAAAGCTGAATTTTGAATTTCAACGAATTTGAACTCCACGAAGACGTGCTGAACGCCGTGGATTCCATGAACTACCAACAGGCAACGCCTATCCAGGAGCAGGCTATACCACACATTCTCAGCGGCAAAGACCTGCTCGCCTGCGCACAAACAGGAACCGGCAAAACAGCCGCCTACCTGATCCCCATTCTAGACAAAGTTGCACACGAAGCCAACGAGCACACAGGCGCATTGATCCTCGTGCCCACGCGCGAGCTGGCCGTGCAGATCGACCAGCAAATCCAGGGCCTCGGCTATTTCGTTGGCGCTACCAGCATTGCGGTTTACGGAGGCAACAAAGGACCCGAATGGGACCAGCAGAAAAAAGCATTGACCCAGGGCGCCGACATTATCATTGCCACGCCAGGCCGCCTGATTGCGCATTTGCAATTGGGCTACGTCCATTTCCGCGACCTGCGGCACCTGGTCCTTGACGAGGCCGACCGCATGCTCGATATGGGTTTCCTGGGCGATATTCTGAAAATCATGAGCTACCTGCCCAACGAGCGGCAGACACTGATGTTTTCGGCCACGATGCCCCCCAAAATCGGCGATCTGGCGAAGCGTATATTGAAAGAGCCGGAAGAGATCAGGTTAGCGGTATCACGCCCGGCCGATCGGATTGATCAGCAGTTCTACCTCGCGAAAGACGAACAGAAACTGCCTTTGCTGATGCATTTGCTGAAAGGCGTCGAGAATATCAGCATGGTGCTGTTCACCTCCCGTAAATCGAACGTGGAGCCCATCGTTCGCGCGCTGCGCAAACTGGGCCTTGGTGCACACGGCATCTCATCGGATTCCGAGCAGGGTGAGCGCGAAATTGTACTCCGTGATTTCAAAAACCGGCAATTTCCGATACTCGTGGCGACGGACGTGCTATCCCGCGGCATAGATATTGATAACCTAAGCCATGTGGTGAATTACGACGTCCCCCGCGACCCCGAGGATTACGTGCACCGCATTGGGCGCACGGCACGTGCCGAGTCAAAAGGCACGGCGATGACGTTCATCAATGAGCAGGATCAGAAATATGTTTTGAAGATCGAAAGGCTCTTTGAAAAGGAATTGGAAAAGAAATCCCTCACCGCGGAACTGGGTTTAGGCGAAGCTCCTTTGTTCGAGCCGCCACGGTTACGGTCGGGAGGGCGTAATAAGAAAAACAGGAAGAAGCCTGCACCCGGCGCACCTTCCGGGCGGAAACCACATCGCGAGGCCAGGCCCCGGCAAGGTGGTGACGCAGGAACGGATTCGGCTGGTGTAGCGGCTGTTTCATCAGGAACGCCTGCCGCAGGATCGCCTATCGCAGCGTCGGCTGCCGGAGGAACGCCTCGCGGAGACGGTGCGCAGCGTAAGCGTAGAAATAAGCGGCGGAGACCTAAGAAGGATCAGTCCCAAACTGTAAACCCCACTGAGGCATAGGCCTCTCGATCAGTGTTGGTCAGACGTGAGCATTGTTTGTCTTGCTTAACCGTCATGAAAGAACTTAAATTACGTACACTTGGACCGTTTGATAGATTGGATAAGGAATCATAAATTCAGCGTATCCGATCCTCCCATTATCACGATGGAGGGTTTGTTCTCGCTGCTGCTGCTTTTGCTTTTAAGCTTGCTTGCGGTGTTTTTCCACCTTGTCCGCATCCTCTTCAATTCTCCGGTTGATTTTTCGCTCGACTGGAACCTCTTTCTGAGCTGGATACCGCTCATTATCGCTTTCCTCGCGGATAACCTCACCAAGCGTTTCGGGCATATACCCGTTGTGCTGGGCATTCTCAGCATCGCGTGGCTAGCATTCTTTCCCAATGCGCCTTATATGATCACCGACCTGGCCCACCTCACGGTGGACTACCAGCGGGACCTCACCTGGCACGACATCATCATGCTGTTCTCGTACGCGGAAGTGAGCCTGTTCAATGGCCTGGTGTCGCTCTACTGGATTCACCGCTCCTGGCGCAGGGTGTTCGAGCGAAAAGCTGCTAACACATTGCTGCTCGTGAGCTTACCGCTGGCGGGTTTCGGGGTATACCTTGGCCGCGTGCGGCGTATGAACAGCTGGGATATTATCCATGAACCGCAGGCGATCATCAACAGTGTTTTCGAAAGCCTCCTCGACCGTACCGCGTGGGTACTTTCGATGGAAATCGGGATGCTGCTGGGGATACTCTACCTCGTCCTCTGGGGCGTAATCCGCTTCCGGATCCGGCATTCGAAAAAGAATACCGAATCGGGAAACCAATAACCTGGCATGCAACCCCTGGAAATCCTGTACCGGAGCGACGACCTTGTCGCCATTAACAAACCCAATGGCCTGCTCGTACACCGTTCGCCCATTGCCAGCGATGCGGACGTCTTCGCGGTGCAGCTCCTGCGCGATCAGCTGAGCCAGAAGGTATACCCGGCCCACCGCCTCGACCGGAAAACTTCCGGCGTACTGCTCTTCGCCCTCAACGAAAACGTGAACAGCGAAATGCAGGGGAAATTCATGGAAGGCGAAATCACCAAAACCTACCACGCGATCGTCCGCGGGCACACAGCCGACCGCGGCGAGATCGATTATCCATTAAAACGCGACGACGGCGTAACGCAGGATGCCGTAACCCATTTCGAAACGCTGGCACGCGCCGAAGTACCCTTTGCCCTCGGTAAGCACGCCACCTCGCGTTACTCCCTCGTGCAGCTCAACCCATTAACCGGCCGGATGCACCAGCTGCGCAAGCACATGGCCCACATCATGCACCCCATCATCGGCGACCGCCCGCACGGGTGCAACAAGCAGAACCGGTTTTTTAAGGAGGAGCTCGGGATGATTCAGATGATGCTGCATGCGGTGTCGGTGGAATTTGTGCATCCTGTTAGTGGTCAGCATGTGACTATTGTGGCGCCTTATTTGTCTGAATTTGTGAGGATGAGAAGTGTGCTTGGTTTGGAGTAAGTTGGAGTTTGTCAAAATACAAATGCGGGATACACCAACCTCCCGGAATCTTTTCACACCGAGTGTTCGACAGCCGATCTCTCAGCGGCCGATTCCGTAAAAAAGCCCGGCCTTCTTGCAAGCTCGACGAGGTCGGCGAAGTTCCGGACATTGAAACGGGTCATGAGCATTTTACGATGATATTTGAGCTCAATCAGTGAGATTTTCAATTTTTGTGCGGTTGATTTCAGTGGTTCTTCCTGGGATAATGCCTCCATTATGGCCCTTTCGACGCTGGACAGGGATTCCGCCGAGATTCCACCGGTTTCAATTCTTGTTAACAGTATGTTTTGGACATGTTCCGACAAGAACAAATTGCCTTTCCGGACCTGCGTAATCGCTTCCAGGAGCTCTTTGTATTGGCAGGTCTTCGTCAAAAATGCCCTTGCGCCTAATCGCATATAGCTGCGGATAAGCCAGTCGTCGGTCAGGGAGGTGAGGACGATGATTTGGGTATTCTTTAGGTTGAGGCGAAAAATGGCGTCAACACCTTTGTCATATCTGCCATTGAAGGCAAGCTCCGTAATTACGATCGTAGGGATACTATCGTCGGCGACGGCAGCGTAAGGCTCAAATGAGTTGAAGTGATGAATGGATTCGATCTCTGGCAGCGAATGCATCAGATTCACTTTTAAGGCGTCGGAAAGAATCTGGTGGTCATCAATGAGTGCTATTTTCATTGGCGGAGGGTTATTAGAACTGAATGCGCAAGCGTATCTCAGCGAGTTTAGATAAATATCAATGTCCCAATTCCGGATCTGTTCATCAGTCCCGGATTGAATGCGTGAGATCACGAAATAATAGGCTGGTAGAGCTGTTTGTTCGATCAGATTGCAATAGGTCTTAGTTGACCACCATTTGGGTTGCCGCAGGGAGCGCCTTACCCTTTTATTTGGGTAGAGCAATGCCATCAAATGCCAAGCAAGTCGTTAAGCTGCAAATTGAAATGCTGAATGATAACCAGCTGGCGTACGCTATGTCGCAAAAGTAATGCGTAAGCGCAGTGTTTGCCGCTGAGAAAGCGGAGTCGGATGAGACGGGAAATTAGGTGCAAGTAACATTTTCGAAAAAGATTAACGTTGAGTAAAAAATCACTATCAGGCCATCCAGCATGCATCGAACATGATGCACTTTTTCAGGCAACTTATCACGATGAGCTTGTCAAATGCATTTGCCGGGACAGTCAGGGATTGGGATTCTGCCAGTCCGGCAATCAGTTGTCAAGCTTGGTAGCGTGTGGAGTTTTGTCGAGGGGAAGCAGCGTAAATTGTTGGATACCAACGACCAGGAAAGGTCCAGGCCTGCTACTACTTAAATGAATATGTCGCCAGTTCCGGCGTTGAAGCTAAAAAAGAAAAGTTATTGTCACAAATTTACACATGTCATTCGCGCAATTTTGAGCGAATATTCATATTATTTAATCCTATTTTATCATTATGAAATGTAGGCGAAGCAGCCTCAGGGCGCACGGCCACAGATGTGCGGATAAGTGAAGTACAAAAGAAGCGAATGCGGGAGTACTGCATTCGCTTCTTTTGTTAATACGGTAAGACTAAAATTCTGCGGCGACTTTTTTGTGCAATTCGGAAACCCGTTGAATAATTTCCAGGCATTCCAGGTCCGACATTCGCTCGATCGTGTTTCTCGTTTCGTTGGCAATGATTCCGCCTTCTTCGTTGTAGGCGGGGCCGGAGCGTTTCACCTGTCCGCAAATCCCCTGCCACTCGGCTGAGAGCGCATCGGAAAACATGTTGGGAGGGATAATTTTAAAATAACTGTGACGAGCAACGAGATCGGCGCGGCAGGTCACGGGATTTAGGGTAAGATTCTCCATGAACTTTGAGAGTTCAATGAAGACAAAGATGTTTGAACGTTTCATGTAGGGTAATAACGTAGTTATAGGATTGTGGGGGTAATAGGATAAAATTAGTTCTTTCTGCAATACCAAGTTATCTGGATACGTGCGCAAGAAGGATTAATGGTGAGCCTCGGGAAAGGATAGCGAACTTTAATCAGCTAGTGGAAAGATGGTTACAACCGTCATGACCGAATAATAAATTCTTGTTGCGGGGAAAGAAAATAACATTATTGAACCCGGTGGAACACTTTTTGTACAATATAATTGAACTTATTCGCTTTGTAGGCCCGTACAATACTACAAGTGTTCTAAAACGTTATTACTCACCAACATGCCTAGATTCTCGCTTGTTATAACCGCTTCGTCCGATGGGACGATTGTCCACAATTCCTACAATTTCACTATGAATTACCGACCAACCGAGTCGGAATTGCTGCAATCGTATCAGGAATTTTATCCCACCCATACGGATGTGGGAATTATTCTTTTCGCGGAAATCGAGGAAAGTATTGTAGCAGAAGCTGCCTGACATTAAGAACTAATTCGATTAGTTTGGCATGTTAGCACCGTTTGCTTGTCAACAGTTCTACATTTCGTCACGACTGAGAAACTTCTTATATAGACTATTTTCAAGTGGGTTCTACGTGTGTAACCGATAGATAATTATGTTGTAGAATGTAAAAGCTATTGTACATACCGTAAGAATTACATTACTACTTTCATACCGATTTTACTCAACGATAGAAGAAAGGGGATCTTGCGTCATGCAGATCCCCGCTTTTGTTTTGGGCCGGCCCGATCAGTTCGGACGAAATTTAACCACCTTGTTTTCCAGCGGCGTCACAGTCTGCAAGTACGCGAAAATCGCGCGGAGGTCGCTTTCTTCCATCCCTGCATACATCATCCACGGCATGGGTGTATTCATTTCTTTCGGTCCTACCTTGTGTGGTTTGTAGGTGGAATCGGCGTAGGCCTTAAATCGTTTGACGAACGCATCGGCTGTCCACGAGCCGATACCGTTGGCCTGGTGCGGGGTAATGTTGGCGGAGGTGGTAACGCCGGTGGGCATGATGAATTCCATTCCGCCGCCGTAATCCGTGCCCGGTACCCTGGTGCCCTTGTCGCGCATACTATGGCATTCAACGCAACCCGCCGCCATTGCCATATAGCGTCCATAGCTCACCACATCGGCTTCCGACGGGCGTTGGGTAAGGTTCGCCTTGGCGGGCATGGTGTTGATGATGAAGTTTACCGGGAAATCGGCCTCAGCGGGCGTGATGTCGTGCTTCACGGGCGCGAGCGTGCGGATGTAGGCAATGAGGCTGTAAATATCTTCCTGGTCGAGCTGGCCGTAGTTCAGGTAGGGCATGATGGGGAACAATGCGTGGCCGTCCCTGCTTTGGCCGGTGGTGATGGCGCGGAAAACCTCGCCGTCGGTCCATTCGCCTATGCCGTAGGGCGTGATATTCCGGGCGTAAAACACGCCGGGGAAGCCCATATCGCGACTGAACAGCTCTCCGCCGCCGCCGAAATTACCCGCGGCGAGCGGCGCCGAAAACAGCGACCAGTCGCGGGAGCTGTGGCAATCCATACAAACTGTGACGTGGTTGGCGAGGTACTTGCCCCGCTCGATGCGCTCGGGGGTTCTTTCAACAGAAATGACGGGCGCATCGCCAATGTCGGGAAGCGCGGTTTTGACGTACGTAGCAGCGGCCGCAATGGCAAGAATAAGCACGAGGACGAGGATGCCCACGATTTTGAGTAGTTTTTTCATAACAGGGGAGGTTACAGTGATGGTGAGTTTCAGGATCAGGCAAAAGGTACAATATTTCGCGTAAAGCTCAAATGCTTAGTTATTTAGCGAAAAGTTGGACCGCGACTGCAACGTTTAAATGCAACAATGTGTCTGAAAGTAAAAATCAACCAGACTGACTGCCATGAAAAGAACACTACTCGCAGGTTGCCTGACATTGCTGATGATTTCGTGTTACATAAGGGATACCGAGCCATTTGTCGGCAGCGTGAGGTTCGACGGAACAGCTTACCGGCCGGTGTACAAAAATCCCGAAGATGTGGCCAAAGTGGAGGTGTCGACAGCGCGGTCGCTCAAAGATCCGGGCAAGATCTACACCTACGACCGCTACTTGTTCATCAACGAACTCGGTAAAGGCATTCACATCGTCGACAATGCCAACCCGGCCAAGCCGCAGAATATATCGTTTGTGTCCATCGAGGGCAATTTTGACATCGCCGTAAAGGGCAACTGGCTCTACGCCGATAACCTCTCCAACCTGCTGGTGATCGACATTACCGATCCCAAAGCGCCCAAGCTCACCAAAACGATCCCGAATGTGATTCCGGTGCAGGCCTTTCCTCCCTTGCAGGGCGTTTATTTCGAATGTGCAGACAGTAAAAAGGGAATTGTGGTGGATTGGGAGAAGGTTGAAATGGAAGAACAGCCCAAATGCTATCGGTAACAGCGCCAAAACTTGATCCAGCTATGAAAAAATTGATCCCACTTTTCTTTATCGGGCTCGCGGCAGTTGGCCTGATGCTCATTCTGAATGCCTGCGAAAGCAGCAGTAAAGATTCGTATGTAAGCCCGCAAACCGGCACCGGCGGCTCAATGGCCCGCTTTGCGATCACCGGTAACACACTATATATCGTTTCGAAAAAATCCCTGGAAGTATATGATATTCGCGACGGCGGCAATCCTTCCAAAACCGTGACCAGGGATATGGGCATCGGGATTGAAACGATATTTCCCTATCAGCAGAGCCTGTTCATCGGTGCGAACGATGGCATGTATATTTACAACAACTCCACACCCAACCGCCCGGTGCTGATGTCGAAG includes:
- a CDS encoding pseudouridine synthase; the encoded protein is MQPLEILYRSDDLVAINKPNGLLVHRSPIASDADVFAVQLLRDQLSQKVYPAHRLDRKTSGVLLFALNENVNSEMQGKFMEGEITKTYHAIVRGHTADRGEIDYPLKRDDGVTQDAVTHFETLARAEVPFALGKHATSRYSLVQLNPLTGRMHQLRKHMAHIMHPIIGDRPHGCNKQNRFFKEELGMIQMMLHAVSVEFVHPVSGQHVTIVAPYLSEFVRMRSVLGLE
- a CDS encoding c-type cytochrome, which codes for MKKLLKIVGILVLVLILAIAAAATYVKTALPDIGDAPVISVERTPERIERGKYLANHVTVCMDCHSSRDWSLFSAPLAAGNFGGGGELFSRDMGFPGVFYARNITPYGIGEWTDGEVFRAITTGQSRDGHALFPIMPYLNYGQLDQEDIYSLIAYIRTLAPVKHDITPAEADFPVNFIINTMPAKANLTQRPSEADVVSYGRYMAMAAGCVECHSMRDKGTRVPGTDYGGGMEFIMPTGVTTSANITPHQANGIGSWTADAFVKRFKAYADSTYKPHKVGPKEMNTPMPWMMYAGMEESDLRAIFAYLQTVTPLENKVVKFRPN
- a CDS encoding response regulator, translating into MKIALIDDHQILSDALKVNLMHSLPEIESIHHFNSFEPYAAVADDSIPTIVITELAFNGRYDKGVDAIFRLNLKNTQIIVLTSLTDDWLIRSYMRLGARAFLTKTCQYKELLEAITQVRKGNLFLSEHVQNILLTRIETGGISAESLSSVERAIMEALSQEEPLKSTAQKLKISLIELKYHRKMLMTRFNVRNFADLVELARRPGFFTESAAERSAVEHSV
- a CDS encoding DEAD/DEAH box helicase, giving the protein MNFNEFELHEDVLNAVDSMNYQQATPIQEQAIPHILSGKDLLACAQTGTGKTAAYLIPILDKVAHEANEHTGALILVPTRELAVQIDQQIQGLGYFVGATSIAVYGGNKGPEWDQQKKALTQGADIIIATPGRLIAHLQLGYVHFRDLRHLVLDEADRMLDMGFLGDILKIMSYLPNERQTLMFSATMPPKIGDLAKRILKEPEEIRLAVSRPADRIDQQFYLAKDEQKLPLLMHLLKGVENISMVLFTSRKSNVEPIVRALRKLGLGAHGISSDSEQGEREIVLRDFKNRQFPILVATDVLSRGIDIDNLSHVVNYDVPRDPEDYVHRIGRTARAESKGTAMTFINEQDQKYVLKIERLFEKELEKKSLTAELGLGEAPLFEPPRLRSGGRNKKNRKKPAPGAPSGRKPHREARPRQGGDAGTDSAGVAAVSSGTPAAGSPIAASAAGGTPRGDGAQRKRRNKRRRPKKDQSQTVNPTEA
- a CDS encoding DUF779 domain-containing protein; amino-acid sequence: MTERVLIAPEAEKVVDQLRELHGELMFHQSGGCCDGSQPMCFPKGEFRVSESDVMLGEIAGCGFYMSRDQFEYWQHTQLTIDVVPGRGASFSLEIPLGLRFITRSRLYTPEEASDLTAVNG
- a CDS encoding DUF1361 domain-containing protein — translated: MDRLIDWIRNHKFSVSDPPIITMEGLFSLLLLLLLSLLAVFFHLVRILFNSPVDFSLDWNLFLSWIPLIIAFLADNLTKRFGHIPVVLGILSIAWLAFFPNAPYMITDLAHLTVDYQRDLTWHDIIMLFSYAEVSLFNGLVSLYWIHRSWRRVFERKAANTLLLVSLPLAGFGVYLGRVRRMNSWDIIHEPQAIINSVFESLLDRTAWVLSMEIGMLLGILYLVLWGVIRFRIRHSKKNTESGNQ